One stretch of Toxoplasma gondii ME49 chromosome XI, whole genome shotgun sequence DNA includes these proteins:
- a CDS encoding hypothetical protein (encoded by transcript TGME49_315798) yields the protein MVRFVPPCVVAVRITVALSGERAEREATMKAMEDELKTQQRQTAEQHGALVALLADFQRQQKESEDRNRKERERLDADHAALRQLQLTLKGAEEQQRRAFEELRTAVDDEKRDLMRKTQAKEFELKEREHRLEIAQRRLESQQRAVDAATRGVEETRARAAARLREVEGEVFTERKLALRDLEAAEQERRQLQQTKQEISLLQEDLDRRRQVVEEEGQKNLTRLVQVQRKEAEIKRLHAEAVEARAQAELRAMQAEQESSKCEERLQHVQALSKFVQKEQLDLLRLENRFLDPQTSLVSLSSSSLPSRASGVSRALRASQPLDLTHDCRQTNMFFRGRSYSFSSSFPPSLLLPSAQSSRLSASLPLNSGAASRPWREEREAAREGAFWSLPQGVRERVSGVSAHPVTSSAYRRSPSAASSSESTILPPFLLQAFLRTPSRLSIRTSAVSTAQPPTSRGSSFLEGATDSCPSGLLSCVSSVSPFFESRANSAGHFALQRVSHKGSGESDLHNSSATRFWTRRRSHCQGEERKANASSGSSLALRRPSSSFASRGGGADHREERRGYEQALLARIDLATAGEFRPPRRRHSFREREQGVREREEDLTRGERGEGVKVEIRERRTDAGTAQSNLRPGFLRFPEVREACRCRRDAGGTTTGPE from the exons ATGGTTAGATTTGTACCCCCATGCGTAGTGGCTGTGCGCATTACTGTTGCTCTGTCCGGAGAA CGAGCAGAACGGGAGGCAACGATGAAGGCGATGGAGGACGAGTTaaagacgcagcagaggcagacagcCGAACAGCACGGGGCTCTTGTCGCCCTGTTAGCCGATTttcagagacagcagaaagagagcgaagaccggaataggaaggagagagaaag GCTAGACGCAGACCACGCAGCGTTGCGGCAACTGCAGCTCACACTCAAGGGCGCGGAagagcaacagagaagagcgttTGAGGAGCTGCGGACAGCCGTCGATGACGAGAAGCGTGACCTCATGAGGAAGACTCAAGCCAAGGAATTTGAGCTGAAAGAA CGCGAACACAGACTTGAAATTGCGCAAAGGCGACTAGAAAGTCAGCAGCGGGCTGTCGATGCTGCAACGCGAGGAGTCGAGGAAACACGCGCTCGAGCAGCAGCGCGTCTCAGGGAAGTTGAAGGAGAAGTATTCACCGAGAG GAAGCTCGCTCTCCGCGACTTGGAGGCTGCTGAGCAGGAGCGGCGACAGTTGCAGCAGACGAAACAAGAAATCAGCCTGCTGCAAGAGGACCTGGATCGTCGACGGCAAGTGGTTGAGGAGGAAGGGCAGAAAAACCTGACGCGTCTTGTCCaagtgcagagaaaagaagcagaaatcaaacgcctgcatgcagaggcagtCGAGGCACGTGCCCAGGCAGAGCTACGCGCGATGCAGGCCGAGCAG GAAAGCAGCAAATGCGAAGAGAGGCTTCAACACGTCCAGGCCCTCTCCAAATTCGTGCAGAAAGAGCAGCTGGACCTTCTCCGCCTCGAGAACCGCTTCCTCGACCCGCAAACTTCcttggtctctctctcttcctcgtcactTCCCTCAAGAGCAAGTGGCGTCTCGCGTGCGCTTCGTGCATCTCAGCCTTTGGATTTGACGCATGACTGTCGTCAGACAAACATGTTTTTCCGGGGTCGATCCtactcgttttcttcttcgtttcctccctctcttcttcttccgtctgctcagtcctcccgtctctcggcttcgctgcctctcaACTCTGGCGCTGCGTCGCGAccctggagagaagagagagaagcagcgagagagggcgCCTTTTGGAGCCTTCCACAAGGCGTCCGCGAGCGGGTGTCTGGGGTGTCTGCACATCCCGTCACGTCTTCTGCTTATCGCCGgtcgccttctgctgcttcctccaGCGAGTCAACGATTTtgcctccgtttcttctccaggcaTTTCTGCGAACACCTTCGCGTCTGAGCATTCGAACTTCGGCTGTCTCGACAGCGCAGCCGCCAACGAGCCGCGGAAGCTCCTTTCTGGAGGGCGCGACAGACTCATGCCCCTCGGGTCTCCTCTCGTGcgtttcctccgtttctcccttcttcgagAGTCGGGCCAACAGCGCAGGGCATTTTGCGTTGCAGAGAGTCTCCCACAAGGGAAGTGGGGAGTCCGATTTGCACAACTCGAGTGCGACGCGCTTCTGGACACGCAGGCGGTCGCACTGTCAAGGGGAAGAGCGGAAGGCAAACGCTTCTTCTGGATCTTCTCTTGCGCTCAGAcgcccttcgtcttccttcgcctcgcgaggcggcggcgctgaccacagagaagagagaagaggctaCGAGCAAGCCCTGCTTGCTCGCATCGACCTCGCGACAGCGGGGGAATTCCGGCCGCCTCGAAGGCGTCACAGCTtccgggagagagaacaaggagtccgcgaaagagaagaggacttGACGCGaggcgagcgaggagaaggagtcAAAGTGGAGATacgagaaagacgcacaGACGCCGGAACGGCACAGTCCAACCTGCGACCGGG GTTTCTTCGATTCCCCGAGGTTCGAGAAGCTTGTAGATGCCGCAGAGACGCTGGCGGCACGACGACAGGACCTGAGTGA
- a CDS encoding myosin regulatory light chain, putative (encoded by transcript TGME49_315780), giving the protein MSNVVRPIKLQEQHLRLIYDDFRLLDENRDGYIDHSQYATLVRALGQTVSDSEIDRSWKIALEEQRKQNEETKAALEKKEALAKKEAAGTLGLPKKQPPSGPVAPPPNEINFQVFTKVFADNYNPVVSEKVLRQAFQLFDPKNTGKLSVQQLQEIVTHRAEPLSKAEFDELLLLAGLDGQRNFDYSQLAKKLLTGPAGVATVNATR; this is encoded by the exons ATGAGCAACGTCGTTCGACCTATCAAGCTCCAAGAGCAACATCTCCGTCTCATTTA CGAcgactttcgtcttcttgacGAGAACCGTGACGGCTACATTGACCACAGCCAG TATGCCACACTGGTACGCGCTCTAGGTCAGACTGTGTCTGACAGCGAAATTGATCGATCTTGGAAAA TTGCACTTGAAGAGCAACGCAAACAGAATGAAGAAACTAAAGCTGCTCTTGAAAAAAAGGAGGCactggcgaagaaggaagctgcAGGAACGCTCGGACTCCCGAAGAAACAGCCGCCGTCTGGCCCTGTAGCCCCTCCTCCAA ATGAAATAAACTTTCAAGTCTTCACAAAGGTGTTTGCGGATAACTACAATCCGGTAGTATCCGAGAAGGTCCTCCGTCAAGCGTTTCAGCTGTTCGACCCCAAAAACACCGGAAAGCTCTCTGTGCAACAGTTGCAAGAAATCGTTACACACAGGGCAGAGCCTCTGTCGAAAGCGGAGTTCGAcgagctgcttctcctcgcggGGCTCGACGGGCAAAGAAACTTTGATTATTCTCAGTTAGCCAAGAA ACTTCTCACGGGTCCTGCTGGAGTCGCAACAGTCAATGCAACTCGATAA
- a CDS encoding cytochrome p450 superfamily protein (encoded by transcript TGME49_315770~Predicted trans-membrane domain (TMHMM2.0):41-64), with the protein MSELSTPSDLLRYVPTSVQDLFRNVVYWGSNDEATQRWRLRVLSIGAVAVAGAASWVYLIYPFVQHVKVWSLPQPETSTWLNGDKKELEKHVRKGDKRHYFSRLRQTVGPNCFIRLPLQFSLASLTKNPFGLLFVTSDWNVINELLRRSGSLVRNPEWVQAFDVISDSVIAIEDEQRARLHRRILSTFTTHQATNGTMKPLMDLLEVLRKELVVLNDVRAVDALQLTRLTMVDLWLDLLTGRQGLHAVASSGHLALTPKRDETGVLPYSTVDAMMTTSRFHKENYELLFLPTDSSGAACTASHRALVRQYKSVVNATPVILTQMLDETNQYALLPRILAAEDSVTRRGLMADEIRDTASLLLLAAENTALPIVWALYELAKDPLLQERIYTATRMEDLTLVDSTDHLVSHLGEVVNVFLESLRFYALPILSRSASKAIHLKSVDFSIPAGTVILVDNYSLTRDEVLWGQDANVFNPDRFVGRIWQQAPWLPFGFGTRKCLGERLAVAHAVIFLAFIVRHFALDLDVNSMPPEPMERQFLTPDKPVMLRFKPRA; encoded by the exons ATGTCGGAACTTAGTACGCCTTCGGATCTACTCCGCTATGTCCCCACGAGCGTCCAAGACCTCTTCAGGAATGTTGTGTACTGGGGGTCGAACGACGAAGCTACTCAGAGGTGGAG gTTGCGAGTTCTCAGTATCGGCGCAGTAGCCGTGGCGGGCGCCGCCTCTTGGGTGTATCTTATCTACCCCTTTGTGCAGCACGTGAAAGTGTGGAGCTTGCCCCAGCCGGAGACGTCCACGTGGCTCAACGGCGACAAAAAAGAGCTCGAAAA GCATGTccggaaaggagacaaacgacattacttctctcgtctgcgccAGACAGTGGGGCCTAACTGTTTTAttcgcctgcctcttcaattctctcttGCGTCGTTGACGAAGAATCCCTTtggccttctcttcgtcaccAGTGACTGGAATGTGATTAATGAACTACTGAGGCGGAGCGGAAGCTTG GTGAGGAACCCTGAGTGGGTGCAGGCGTTTGACGTGATAAGCGACAGCGTAATCGCCATCGAAGACGAACAAAGGGCCCGCCTCCACAGAAGAATTCTCTCGACCTTCACCACCCACCAGGCGACGAATGGAACGATGAAGCCTCTTATGGATCTCCTCGAGGTCCTTCGAAAA GAGCTCGTCGTTCTTAATGACGTTCGAGCTGTCGATGCGCTGCAGCTCACGCGGCTGACGATGGTTGACTTGTGGCTGGATTTGCTTACTGGCCGTCAGGGGCTGCACGCAGTTGCTTCATCGGGTCATCTTGCTCTGACT CccaagagagacgagacaggtgTCTTGCCCTACAGCACTGTGGACGCGATGATGACTACGAGCAGATTTCACAAAGAGAACTACGaacttctcttcctcccgaCAGACTCTTCTGGCGCGGCCTGTACAGCCTCACACAGAGCCCTTGTCCGCCAATACAAATCTGTGGTCAACGC CACCCCCGTCATTCTGACGCAGATGCTGGACGAGACGAATCAATATGCACTCTTGCCCAGAATCCTC GCAGCTGAAGACTCTGTGACACGCCGTGGTCTAATGGCGGACGAAATCCGCGATaccgcgtctctgcttttgcTTGCGGCGGAGAACACTGCACTGCCCATCGTCTGGGCGTTGTACGAGCTCGCGAAAGACCCGCTG CTTCAAGAACGCATTTACACTGCCACGCGGATGGAAGACTTGACACTGGTCGACAGCACAGATCACCTGGTTAGCCATCTCGGAGAAGTTGTGAATGTCTTCCTCGAGAGTCTACGGTTTTACGCTCTCCCAATTCTCTCGCGAAGTGCATCCAAGGCCATTCATCTG AAATCAGTGGATTTCTCAATCCCCGCCGGCACGGTTATTTTGGTGGACAATTACTCGCTGACGCGTGATGAGGTTCTCTGGGGACAAGACGCCAACGTCTTCAATCCAGATCGATTTGTGGGCAGAATATGGCAACAGGCCCCTTGGCTGCCTTTCGGATTTGGCACACGCAAGTGTCTCGGAGAACGACTAGCCGTAGCCCATGCAGTtatttttctcgccttcatTGTTCGTCACTTCGCTCTTGACCTAGACGTGAATTCGATGCCCCCGGA GCCAATGGAACGTCAGTTCCTCACTCCCGACAAGCCTGTCATGCTTCGTTTCAAACCTCGGGCGTAG